Within the Staphylococcus warneri genome, the region AAGGCTATGCACGTAACTATATTCCCGAACTACTGCCATACGCCGAGAAACTTTATCTCGAAATACGCGTATAACTAAATTGAAATTGATTGGTGCAATACACCATTTTAGAACCAAATCAAAAAAGCCCACAACCACATGGGTTACAGGCTATATAATGGAGACGGTGGGAGTTCATTAATGCGTATATATTTGTATAAAAATCGCTATAAGTATTGTCATAGCAAAGTTTACATTGTCTATTCAGTTGTGTGTAAAATGTTAAATTTGAAAAACACAAGATATTTGGGGCAATGAATAGGTCTGATTATACTACTGTTCATACTCTTGCTCTTTATTTCAAAATTATGCCCTTTTTCGCCCTTAAATCATTTAAAGTCATTTTCGTAATATGTCATATAATCTTGTACATCATATAGAAAACTTCTTGTTTTACGCCCTTTATCTAGTTGACCTATTACATTAACATAAGAATCTCTAACAGCTACCTTAAAAGTTTTAAAATAAATATTATTAACATAATATTTTTGAGTTCTAATTAAATTATTATTTTTATACTCTAATTCTAACTCTTTCCTTAACTCTCTAGCTAAATCTCTCCCATTAGTAACATCATCTTCGAATACCTCGCTAATTTCTTGCGACTTTTCCTTAAAGTAATTCATCTTATTAATAACCTCTTGTTTAGTTATGTCATTGGGTATTTTAAATAAAATATTGTTCATAATCCTACCTCATTTTTATCATATTATTAATATTTATTACGTAATAAATACCATTTAGTTACAATAGATATTTTACCTATATAGTTACACAAACTCATTCCTCACTGCTACACAGGACATTTCTCAGAATGGATAACACCACTATTAGAACAAAGATCTTTCTAAAATCATGTGTCATACATTATTTATTATTCCTTATATAAGTGTTTTAATATATATTAATCTTCATTTAATGGTCTTAGCAATATTGATTGTCAAAAAATAGAAAGTTCTTATTAGTTTAAAAATAGAAGCACATATAATTGAATACCAAATAACAAAATAAATGTTATCAATTTCAATATCATATAATTTAAAACAGTACAAAACCAATGTATAAATAGATAACAATAAGAACATCTCTGTATTTAGCATAATATTTTCAATCAATTTCTTTTCTGTGTCTAACTTCTCAAACAATTTTGCTCTATCGTTTAAAAGTGGTATAAGAGTAACAGAAAAAAACAAAAATGCTGTTGTTAAAGAAGAAAAAGATATTACTGTTTCCAAAAAATCACTATATTGTTCTTTATTCTGAATAACAGAATATTGAACATTCAAACACAAGAACACAATAATTAGGATTATAAAAAACAAAACAACATCTATGTTTCTTTTAAACACAAAATCACAACCCTTTATCAAATTGTTAAAGAATATCTTTTTCAATAATCTTTAAATTATCTCTATAAGCTTTTTTTATCGATTTAATCATAGAATTAATAGTTATTTTATTATTGTTGTTTAATTCTACATCATCATCTATATATATTAATCTGTTAGCGATAAGATCAATAATTTGTTCATGGCCATCATTCTCCCCTCTAATAACCATTTTTTTGACTTCTTTTGTCTCATCTTTCGCTAAAATATTTTTTATTTGTTTTAATGACTCTGAAATATCTAAAGCTTTTGATGTATACTTTACCTTCATAGAATCTGCATTTAGTTTATCAATCATTTTTTTATCTCTTTGCGTTGACTGATTTTTATTCTTTATTTTATCTACATCTACAATTCTAGAAATATTAAACTCAATTTCTTTTAGATCATCAATGTGTTTTAAATTATCAATTTTTGTGTTATTTATAGCAACGTTCAATTTGGCACCTTTTTTCTTAACTGTTCTATAAAAAAAACTTTTAAAATCTGATTGAGAAATCCCTCCTCTATTTGATGGAATAATCACTACTCCATATCTAGGGCAAAATAACACTACAGTATCAACTGTTAAGCCTTGCTCCGGTTCATCGCCATATTCAGATCTACCATCTTTTACTGTTTTTTTAATTTCATTTATAACTGCAATTTTTGTAGTAACCGTTTTAGATAAACAAAAAACCCAAACTTCATTATTTATGTACTTATATTTTTCAATATAGTTAAATCCGATATAAGTTGATTTTTTACATTTAATAAAATTAAAATCTTTATTTTTTTCAAATTCTTCCAAAGATTCTTTTAAATATTCATTCATTCTTTCATAATTTTTGTCAACCTTACCTTTAAATTCATAAGTTAAAACAAAGAAATCATATTTTTTTGTAATCGTATTCATTTCCCCTTAACCTCTTTCGTGTGTAGTTTTATACATTATATATTTAAATCTACAAAATAAAAAGATTATATATGAAAAAAGCAACTAATATCGGGGAATGACATTAGTTGCAACTACACAATACCATTATACAATATTTTAGCACCTAGTACTAATTATATAATCATTTCTTATTTTCTCCTTTGATATAGGCATATAAAACGCCACCACCACCTATAAGTACAGCAAAAATGACACTTACCCATAACCCAATAGACATATTATCGTCCCTCCTTTACTTAAACGATACCCTCACATATATTTATATAACTTCCTTTATTCCTCAAATCTCCCAATATCATCAATATGAAAATCAGTATTTGGATATTGCTTTTCCTATTCTATTAAATCTCGCTCATTCTTCTCATCGTCTTGAACAAGACTATCAATAAATATTGGTGTTGCCACATTTATATCCACTTTATCAGTAAATATAATGTGTTAATGTCGAATAAGGTCACAAGCTTTTAAACGATCATTCGCTTTAATGGGCACTTCACATGTTCGTTGTTTACGAGGTTCATGTGTCCTGTGTCGGGGTTCTTTTCAAATGAACTTTTCTTAACTACAACTTCTTTCACTTCAGTTTCCTCACCCACTGCTGAACGTGATAGCAAGTATAGTGTTTTTTTCGCAGTTAAAATGGTATCGTCTATAATCTCATCTTTCTTGCTTTGAATATAGTCTTTTACTTTCTCATTGCGCAAAAGTCTGCTACCTGTTACATATGCGCTATTTGAGCTATAACCGGCATTTATAATGCTTTGAGTAACGTTAAGTATCATAAAAATTACTCATTCACAAAACTCTCTTTTCTACTTGTTTATTCGTCCTAATAATCACTACGTCTCTCTCAAATGACATATATTTTAGTTCTTTTATTCGAGCTACATCAAATATTTACTACTAACCACATCACATACAATAAAAGCCCACAACCACATGGGTCGCAGGCTATATAATGGATACGGCTGGAGTTCATTAATGCGTTTATCTTTTCACATAAAAATTGCTATAATTTTTGTCGTAGTAATGTTTAAGATGTCTTTTCAGTTGCGTGTAAAATTGAAAAATTACAAGAGCTTTATGTATCTATTAGGTTTGATTAAATTAATATTCACACTCTTGCTCTTCACTTCAAAATAATGCTTTTTTTATGAATTACTTTGTTTTTTCTTACTTTCTCTAAATTCCTCATCAGATTTTCCATGAATTATAAAATCTACGATCACGTATAAAATACTACCAATAATATTGAATATTAACTCCAAATAGATGCCCTCCATAGACTTTTAATTATATTACCAAGAATGATATTAATTTAATGCACTCAGTATCTACAAATATTTATCTTTAATTATGAGCTATTTTATATGCTTCAGTGAACAATTCATTCTATTAGGTAGTAATCGACATAGTACGTTTCTAAGAGTAAAGAACATACTGATTAGATAGTAAACATATTTAATAATTCTCTAAACCTTTATTTCGTTTGCTAATAACTAAGCCTATTGCTAAACCAATAAATGTTCCAAAAGGAAACCCCATTATAAAACTGAATAATACAGTGAAACCTAATATACTTAAAATTGGATGAATATAAATTTTATTTTGATTATTCATATGTATAACTCCTTTTGTAATTATAATAAGTTACCTACTTTTAATGATATCATAATCAGTTTATTTCAAAACCTGAATTATAAATATAGCCTGTATCAAAAAATCAAAAACGCTTATATACCTCTTTACTTTATTCATTCCTCAAACTTAACTCATTTTCATTTTGGCCTTTACTATCAACAAATATTGGCAATTAATTAAAAATGGAGGCAGTTATGTTTAAAATTCATGATGAGACATATATTAGAAGAACGATAAAATTTTTAGTTACAATATTAATAATTTTCTTAGTCACCTTTATTTTAGCAATTATATTTAGCCCTTCTACTGAAACCATAAAAAATCTATCTAAAGGTATACCCAGTAACGTTGCCAATGCAGTAGGGTTAGAAAAAGTTTGGGAATATATACTAAATAATGGGTTTAAAGTTCCTTTTCAAATGCTAATATTAGCTATCATTCCAATCCCTTTTTTATATTATTTAAACATTATCTCTACAGCGATTCCTCCTGCTATAGCTCTAGGTTTCGTAATTAATTATGACATTTATAAAGGGACTATGGTGACTATATCTTCAATCCCTCACTTCTTCGTAGAAATATTAGCTTTTTGCTTTGTTGCTAGCGGTCTCGTCAAAGTTAACCAAGCTATTATTAGAAAAATCACCAACTTATTTAGAAAAAACAAAAAAGAGAATTTATCTCTAAAATTATCTATAATCAACTTATTGAAAATATATGTATTTATAGCCTTACCTTTATTTGTAATAGCAGCTTTTTTCGAGAATTATTTATCTAAATTTATATTTGATCTACTAACCTAAAATAACAAGCCCTCTACGATCGATATTGGACTTCCTTGTATTTCTCTAATTTAATATACATCCCAAACATGAAAATCAGTATTCGATTAATGCTTATCCAACTTTTATAAAATCCGTTCAGCTTAGCTTTTTGTCAACAATTACTTTAGAATCAATATTTATTATTACCTTTAATAACATTTACTTAATTAAATATTTTGGAATTAAATTGTAATATTAAATTAAATATAACATATGAAAGGATATTAATAGCATGAATTTTAAATTATTAGGAGCTGCATTATTATCAGCAACAGTTTTACTAACTGCATGTGGTCAAAATAATGACAAAGCAATGAAAGACGAAAATAAAAAATCAGAAACTAAGTCTGATAAAAAATCTAATGATCCAAAGAAAGATAAACAAAGTAAGAAGGATAAGAAGAAAGAACATAAAATGCAATCTAAAGAAGAAGCACTAAACCAATCTGTTGAACAGAATACTAATCAACAACAATCTACTGAACAAACTAATCAACAGACACAACAACAAAACGTTCAGACTCAAGACAATAATAGGGCTTTAACTAAACAACAAATGGAAGCTAATGCAAAAGTTGCTAAACAAAATGGCTATACAGGTATACCTAATGGAGATATGGGAGGCGTTCCTACTTCCGAAAAATCTTATTCTAACGACCAATTAGACCCTGA harbors:
- a CDS encoding stage II sporulation protein M is translated as MFKIHDETYIRRTIKFLVTILIIFLVTFILAIIFSPSTETIKNLSKGIPSNVANAVGLEKVWEYILNNGFKVPFQMLILAIIPIPFLYYLNIISTAIPPAIALGFVINYDIYKGTMVTISSIPHFFVEILAFCFVASGLVKVNQAIIRKITNLFRKNKKENLSLKLSIINLLKIYVFIALPLFVIAAFFENYLSKFIFDLLT